GTGAAGGCGACGAGCCTTCCGCCCCCGTTGCGAACGAGTTCGGAGATCATTCCGCACTCGGCGCAGAGCGCCACGCCATAGCCGGCGTTCTCCACGTTGCAGCCGGAGAAGATCCGGCCGTCCTCGGACAGCCCCGCCGCGCCGACTGGGTAGCCGGAGTACGGTGCGTAGGCCATTGTCATTGCATCTTTTGCTGCCTGGCGCAGCTCATTCCAGTTGATCATGACTTGATGTAGGGGATATTCTCCGCCGCGGGTGGGCGGGATCGGCCGACAAAGCCGGCGACCGCAAGGATCGTGACGATGTACGGGATCATGGCGAGCAGGCTCGGGTCGATCGGGTTGGTGGCGACGAGCGGGAGGAAGTCGACGATCGCCGAGGCGAAGCCGAACATGAGGGCCGCTCCCATGGCGCCGACCGGGTGCCACTTGCCGAGGATCATCGCTGCGAGGGCGATGTAACCGTTGCCGGCGGAGATGTTCTCCGTGAAGACGGCATTGGCGCCGATGGTGAACGCGGCACCGCCGAGGCCGGCGAGTGACGAACCGAGGATCGTGTTGAGAAAACGCGTCCGGTTCACGTTGATGCCGACGGTGTCGGCGGCCTTCGGATGCTCGCCCACCGACCTCATGCGCAGGCCCCAGCGGGACCGGAACAGCATGATCGTGAGGATGATGATGAGGGCATAGAGGAAGTACATGATGATCGTGTGCCGGAAGAACACTGGCCCGATGAACGGAATCTGGGAAAGCAGCGGGATCTCCCAGACCGGCAGCGAGTAGGCGATCGAGTTCCATGACGGGTTGGCCTTGACGACCGTCCCGAGCAGGAACGAGGTGATGCCGAGCACGAGGACGTTGAGAACGACGCCAACGATGATCTGATCAACCGCGTACTTGACCGAGAAGAAGGCCAGAAGAACGCCGATCAGAGCACCGGCGAGCGGTGCGGCGATGAGGCCGAGCCACGGGCTCCCGAACGCCGAGGCGACGATGATTCCGGTGAAGGCTCCAAACAGCAGCTGCCCCTCGATGGCGATGTTGACGACACCAACTCGTTCACAGACGACGCCTGCAAGCGACCCGTACACGAGCGGTGCGGCGGCGATCAGCGTCGCGGAGAAGAGGAAGGCAAGGGTGACGTACCTGGGGGAACCCGCACCCGAGTAGGTGAGGAACCCGAGAATGAGCGGCATGAGGACCAGCAGGCCGAGCCACAGGGGCTGGTGCTGGCGCTTGAGCGCTCGGACGACCGAATAGGCGGTTGCGGCGGCCATGACGGCGACGAGCACCCAGATGGCCGGGGCAGCGTGCAGGAGCAGGTCCGCACCTCCCCTCGGCCGGATGTCCTTCCACACGAACTGAGTGATGCCGTCCGCGTTGAGTGCGAAATACACCCCGAGCAGTGTGCCGAGCACGTAGATGATCGGGAGCTTCCACGAGATCGGGGCGAGAACCTCGTCCTTGGCGGGGACGGCCTGCGGCCTGTCGACGACGGTGGTCACTTTGCCTCCTGGTGAAGGGTGATGTACTCCCGGTAACCCTGCCCATCAGGCTTGGGGAAGCGGAACAGCCAGCGGATCAGCGGCGGAGCCGCGATAAGAAGAACGATGACGGACTGGAGGATAAGAATCATGTCGACGGGAACGCCCGCGCCCTGCATGCGGGGCGAGCCCGCCTTGAAGGCGCCGAAGAGCAGCCCCGCGCCGAAGATTCCGACCGGCTTGTTCCGTCCCAGCAGGGCGACGGTGATCGCATCGAAGCCGATCGAGCCCGCGGCGCCCTGTGTAAGGCTGCCGAGGGTGCCGAGCACCTGGTTGGCGCCGGCGAGGCCCGCGAGTGATGCGGAGACGAACATCGTGAGGGTGATGACCTTCGAGGTCGACATGCCTGCGGTTTCGGATGCATGGGCGTTGGCGCCAACAGCACGGAGCTCGAAGCCGAACTTCGACCGTTCGAGAAGCCACCACACAAACGCGGTCGCGAGAATGGCAAGGATGAACCCTGCGTGGAGATTGAACTCTCCACCCGGAAGGATGTCTGGCAGGCGCGCCTCCTCGGCGACGGGCTGAGACTTGGGCTGGTTATTGTTCGGCCCCTGGAAGACATCCTGGTTGAGCATGTAGAGCAGGAGGAAGCCGGCGATCGAGTTGAGCATGATCGTCACGATGACTTCGTTGGCTCCGGTTGTCGCCTTAAGGAAACCTGCGAGCCCGCCCCAGAGTCCGCCGATGATGACCGCGCCGATGAGGGCGACGAGCATGTGGACGAAGAACGGCAGATCGAGCGTAAAGCCCAGGTAGGTGGCGGCGATGGCACCGAGGATGAGCTGGCCCTGGCCACCGATGTTGAACAGGCCGGCGCGGAAGCCGAGGCCGATTCCAAGACCGGCGAGGATGAGCGGCGATGCGTCGCGCAGCGTATTAGTCAGCGGCCTGATCTGTCTGGTGAACTCGTCCTGATCCGGATCGAAAATCGAGCCCTTGAACAGTCGCCAGTATGTGTCGAGGATCGATGCGTCGGCGATCCAGATGAAGAAGGCGCCGACGATGAACGCGATGATGACCGCGAAGACGGAGATGATCCAGTTTGAGCGCAGGGCGACGTGAACCGCGGCCCTCGCCTTGAGCGACAGCGGTGCTGACTGCTTCTCTGTCTCAGTCGTGGTGCTCACTGAGCCTCCTTCTGCATGGCTTCCTCCATGGGAACGCCGGCCATCATGAGGCCGAGCACTGAGTTGGGCGTGTGTGCCGGGACGATGCCGACGATCCGACCGCGGTACATGACGGCGATGCGGTCCGACAGGGCCTGGATCTCATCGAGTTCCGAGGAGACGAGGACGACGGCGGTCCCGGTATCCCGCTCCTTGACGATCCTGTTGTGGATGAACTCGATCGAACCGACGTCGACGCCGCGCGTCGGCTGGCTTGCGACGAGCAGCTTGAGGTGGCGGGACATCTCCCGCGCGACAATGACCTTCTGC
This is a stretch of genomic DNA from Flaviflexus salsibiostraticola. It encodes these proteins:
- a CDS encoding ABC transporter permease yields the protein MTTVVDRPQAVPAKDEVLAPISWKLPIIYVLGTLLGVYFALNADGITQFVWKDIRPRGGADLLLHAAPAIWVLVAVMAAATAYSVVRALKRQHQPLWLGLLVLMPLILGFLTYSGAGSPRYVTLAFLFSATLIAAAPLVYGSLAGVVCERVGVVNIAIEGQLLFGAFTGIIVASAFGSPWLGLIAAPLAGALIGVLLAFFSVKYAVDQIIVGVVLNVLVLGITSFLLGTVVKANPSWNSIAYSLPVWEIPLLSQIPFIGPVFFRHTIIMYFLYALIIILTIMLFRSRWGLRMRSVGEHPKAADTVGINVNRTRFLNTILGSSLAGLGGAAFTIGANAVFTENISAGNGYIALAAMILGKWHPVGAMGAALMFGFASAIVDFLPLVATNPIDPSLLAMIPYIVTILAVAGFVGRSRPPAAENIPYIKS
- a CDS encoding cytidine deaminase — encoded protein: MINWNELRQAAKDAMTMAYAPYSGYPVGAAGLSEDGRIFSGCNVENAGYGVALCAECGMISELVRNGGGRLVAFTCVNGNGEITVPCGRCRQLLWEHGGPTMEIEVPAGIMRMSDVLPFGFGPEDLDKVERNSNG
- a CDS encoding ABC transporter permease is translated as MSTTTETEKQSAPLSLKARAAVHVALRSNWIISVFAVIIAFIVGAFFIWIADASILDTYWRLFKGSIFDPDQDEFTRQIRPLTNTLRDASPLILAGLGIGLGFRAGLFNIGGQGQLILGAIAATYLGFTLDLPFFVHMLVALIGAVIIGGLWGGLAGFLKATTGANEVIVTIMLNSIAGFLLLYMLNQDVFQGPNNNQPKSQPVAEEARLPDILPGGEFNLHAGFILAILATAFVWWLLERSKFGFELRAVGANAHASETAGMSTSKVITLTMFVSASLAGLAGANQVLGTLGSLTQGAAGSIGFDAITVALLGRNKPVGIFGAGLLFGAFKAGSPRMQGAGVPVDMILILQSVIVLLIAAPPLIRWLFRFPKPDGQGYREYITLHQEAK